The DNA region GTGTTTTTCCTGCTGATTGGCCTTGAGGTCAAACGCGAGTTGATGCAGGGTTCTCTGGCGAGTCTGCGACAAGCGGCTTTCCCGGTGATTGCCGCCATCGGCGGAATGATTGTTCCGGCGCTGCTGTATCTGGCATTCAACTATGCCGATCCTATCACCCGCGAAGGCTGGGCGATCCCGGCCGCCACGGATATCGCATTTGCCCTGGGCGTGCTGGCCCTGCTCGGCAGTCGGGTGCCGCTGGCGTTGAAAATTTTTCTGATGGCGCTGGCGATCATTGATGACCTGGGCGCGATCATTATCATCGCCGTCTTCTACACCCACGATCTGTCGATGGTGTCATTGGCGGTGGCGGCATTTGCGATTGCGATTCTGGCGCTCCTTAATCTGTGCGGCGTCCGGCGCACGGGGGTATACATCCTCGTCGGGGTGGTACTGTGGACCGCCGTGCTGAAATCTGGCGTTCATGCGACGCTGGCGGGCGTGATCGTCGGCTTCTTCATTCCGCTGAAAGAGAAGTACGGGCGTTCTCCGGCGAAGCGTCTGGAACACGTTCTGCATCCGTGGGTGGCGTATCTGATCCTGCCGCTGTTTGCCTTCGCCAATGCGGGCGTTTCGTTGCAGGGCGTGACAATGGACGGGCTGACCTCCATCCTGCCGCTGGGCATCATTGCGGGCCTGCTGGTGGGTAAGCCGCTGGGTATCAGCCTGTTCTGCTGGCTGGCGCTGCGTCTGAAGCTGGCGCAACTGCCGGAGGGAACCTCGTTCCCGCAAATCATGGCGGTCGGCATCCTGTGCGGCATTGGCTTTACGATGTCGATCTTTATCGCCAGCCTGGCCTTTGGCAGCGTGGATCCGGAGCTGATTAACTGGGCGAAGCTGGGGATCCTGATTGGCTCCTTGCTGTCGGCAGTGATTGGCTACAGCTTGCTGCGCGCACGTTTACGCCCGTCAGTCTGATCGGGGCGAGTTAGCTGGGGAGCCGCTTCCGGCTCCCCCTTTGTGACATTTATCAGAGAGAGTGTATGTCCCACATTAATTACAACCATCTCTATTACTTCTGGCACGTCTATAAAGAGGGATCCGTGGTCGGTGCGGCGGAGGCGCTCTATTTAACGCCGCAAACCATCACCGGGCAGATTAAAGCGCTTGAGGAACGCCTGCAGGGTAAACTCTTCAAGCGTAAGGGGCGCGGTCTGGAGCCCAGTGAGCTTGGCGAACTGGTTTTTCGCTATGCGGATAAAATGTTTACCCTAAGCCAGGAGATGCTGGATATCGTGAACTACCGCAAAGAGTCCAATCTGTTATTTGACGTAGGCGTGGCGGATGCGCTGTCGAAACGACTGGTCAGCAACGTACTGGATGCCGCCGTCGTTGAAGATGAACAGATCCACCTGCGCTGTTTTGAATCGACCCACGAGATGCTGCTGGAGCAACTCAGCCAGCATAAGCTGGACATGATTATCTCAGACTGCCCGATTGACTCAACGCAGCAGGAAGGGCTGTTTTCGGTGAAGATTGGCGAATGTAGCGTGAGCTTCTGGTGTACCCAGCCGTTACCGGAAAAACCCTTCCCGGCCTGCCTGGAAGAACGACGGTTGCTGATTCCCGGACGGCGTTCGATGTTAGGCCGCAAGTTGCTGAACTGGATCAATTCCCAGGGGCTGAAGATTGAGATTCTGGGGGAGTTTGACGACGCCGCATTGATGAAAGCCTTTGGCGCGACGCACAATGCGATTTTCGTGGCCCCAACGCTTTATGCGCATGACTTTTACGCGGACGATTCGGTGGTAGAAATTGGTCGCGTGGAGAATGTGATGGAGGAATATCATGCCATCTTTGCCGAGAGGATGATTCAGCATCCAGCGGTACAGCGTATCTGCAATACGAACTATTCGGCGTTATTTACGCCCCAGAACAAATAGTCCAGACATAAAAAAACCCGCTTGCGCGGGTTTCTTCACAAAGCAACAATCAACAGGCGATTAAGCCAGTTTGTTGATCTGTGCAGTCAGGTTAGCTTTATGACGTGCAGCTTTGTTTTTGTGGATCAGACCTTTAGCAGCCTGACGGTCCACGATTGGTTGCATTTCGTTAAATGCTTTCAGTGCAGTAGCTTTGTCGCCAGCTTCGATAGCTGCGTATACTTTCTTGATGAAAGTACGCATCATAGAGCGACGGCTTGCGTTGTGCTTACGAGCCTTTTCAGACTGAACGGCGCGCTTCTTAGCTGATTTGATATTAGCCAAGGTCCAACTCCCAAATGTGTTCTATATGGACAATTCAAAGGCCGAGGAATATGCCCTTTTAGCCTTCTTTTGTCAATGGATTTGTGCAAATAAGCGCCGTTAATCTAGCGACGCTACGTTACGTATTGATGGCGCAGGATTCTACCAGCTTGCGGGCTGTGAATACAGCTTTTCAGCGATAAAAATTGAATTGCTTTGTCAGTTTGTGGTCGGTATTTGCCTCAGGGTAATGAAATCCATCTGCTTTCTGTTTCGCCACATCAATCGCCGGTTAACCTTGACCGCCGTACAAGGTATACTTTGGCGATTTTCACTGTTTTGAGCCAGACATGAAGCTGATACGCGGCATACATAATCTCAGTCAGGCCCCGCATGGGTGTGTGCTGACTATTGGTAATTTCGACGGCGTACATCGTGGTCATCGTGCGCTGCTGCAAGGTTTGCAGGAAGAAGGGCGCAGGCGTGGCTTACCGGTGATGGTGATGATTTTTGAACCACAGCCGCTTGAACTGTTTGCGACAGATAAAGCCCCTGCGCGGCTGACCCGCCTGCGTGAAAAATTGCGTTATCTCGCGCAATGCGGCGTCGACTACGTGCTGTGCGTGCGATTTGATCGCCGTTTTGCTGCCCTCACGGCGCAGACCTTTATCAGCGAATTGCTGGTGAATCGTCTTGGCGTGCAATTTCTCGCGGTGGGGGATGATTTCCGCTTTGGCGCTGGTCGCGAAGGCGATTTCTTGTTATTACAGAAGGCCGGTGTGGAATATGGTTTCGATATCACCAGCACCCAAACCTTCTGCGAAGGTGGCGTTCGTATCAGCAGTACCGCCGTGCGTCAGGCGCTGGCAGAAGACAATCTGGTCCTCGCCGAAAGCCTGCTGGGCCATCCGTTTACCATCTCTGGTCGCGTCGTGCACGGTGATGAACTTGGGCGCACCATTGGTTTCCCGACGGCGAATTTACCGCTGCGTCGTCAGGTTTCCCCGGTAAAAGGGGTCTATGCGGTGGAAGTGATGGGGCTTGGCGAGACGCCGTTGCCCGGCGTGGCGAACATCGGGACCCGCCCGACGGTTTCGGGCGTGCGCCAGCAACTGGAAGTGCATTTGCTGGATGTTGCAATGGACCTCTATGGTCGCCATATAGATGTTGTACTGCGTAAAAAAATACGCAATGAACAGCGATTTGCCTCGCTGGATGAACTCAAAGCGCAGATTGCGCGAGATGAATTAACTGCCCGTGATTTTTTTGGGCTAACAAAACCGGCTTAAATGCCTGGGTAATCAATACGGAACCGAGAATCTGATGAGTGACTTTAAATCAACCCTGAATTTGCCGGAAACAGGGTTCCCGATGCGCGGCGATCTCGCCAAACGCGAACCGGGAATGCTGGCGCGTTGGACTGATGATGACCTGTACGGCATCATTCGTGCGGCCAAAAAAGGCAAAAAAACCTTCATTCTGCATGATGGCCCTCCTTATGCGAATGGCAGCATTCATATTGGTCACTCGGTTAACAAGATTCTGAAAGACATTATCGTGAAGTCCAAAGGACTCGCGGGATATGACTCGCCTTACGTTCCGGGTTGGGACTGTCACGGTCTGCCGATCGAGCTGAAAGTGGAGCAGGAGTTCGGTAAGCCGGGCGAAAAATTTACCGCAGCGGAGTTCCGTGCGAAGTGCCGTGAATACGCCGCAACCCAGGTTGACGGTCAGCGTAAAGACTTTATTCGTCTGGGTGTGCTCGGCGACTGGTCTCATCCGTATCTGACGATGGACTTCAAAACGGAAGCCAACATCATCCGTGCGCTGGGTAAAATCATCGGCAATGGTCACCTGCATAAAGGCGCGAAGCCTGTGCACTGGTGCGTAGACTGCCGTTCTGCGCTGGCTGAAGCGGAAGTGGAATACTACGACAAAACCTCTCCGTCCATCGACGTGGCGTTTGTTGCTGCGGATCAGGATGCGGTGAAGGCGAAATTTGGCGTGACGAATGCCAATGGCCCAATCTCGCTGGTGATCTGGACCACCACGCCGTGGACGCTGCCGGCAAACCGCGCGATCTCCATTGCGCCTGACTTTGATTATGCGCTGGTACAGATCGACGGCCAGGCAGTGATCCTGGCGAAAGATCTGGTTGAAAGCGTGATGCAACGCATCGGCGTGACGGACTACACCGTTCTCGCAACCGTAAAAGGCGCGGAGCTTGAGCTGCTGCGCTTTACTCATCCGTTTATGGGCTTCGACGTTCCGGCGATCCTTGGCGATCACGTGACGCTGGATGCTGGTACCGGTGCAGTACATACCGCGCCGGGTCATGGTCCGGATGACTATGTTATCGGCCAGAAATACGGTCTGGAAGTCGCTAACCCCGTGGGGCCGGACGGCGCTTATCTGCCGGGCACCTGGCCGACGCTGGACGGTGTGAACGTCTTTAAAGCCAACGATCTTATCGTTGAACTGTTGCGTGAAAAAGGCGCGCTGCTGCATGTTGAGAAAATGCAGCACAGCTATCCATGCTGCTGGCGCCACAAATCGCCGATCATCTTCCGTGCGACCCCACAGTGGTTCGTCAGCATGGATCAGAAAGGTCTGCGCGCACAGTCTCTGAAAGAGATCAAAGGCGTGCAGTGGATCCCGGACTGGGGTCAGGCACGTATCGAATCGATGGTTGCGAACCGTCCTGACTGGTGTATCTCCCGTCAGCGTACCTGGGGCGTGCCGATGTCTCTGTTCGTTCACAAAGACACGGAAGAGCTGCACCCACGCGCCATCGAACTGATGGAAGAAGTGGCGAAGCGTGTTGAAGTTGACGGTATTCAGGCCTGGTGGGATCTCGACCCGAAAGATATCCTGGG from Citrobacter amalonaticus Y19 includes:
- the ileS gene encoding isoleucine--tRNA ligase, coding for MSDFKSTLNLPETGFPMRGDLAKREPGMLARWTDDDLYGIIRAAKKGKKTFILHDGPPYANGSIHIGHSVNKILKDIIVKSKGLAGYDSPYVPGWDCHGLPIELKVEQEFGKPGEKFTAAEFRAKCREYAATQVDGQRKDFIRLGVLGDWSHPYLTMDFKTEANIIRALGKIIGNGHLHKGAKPVHWCVDCRSALAEAEVEYYDKTSPSIDVAFVAADQDAVKAKFGVTNANGPISLVIWTTTPWTLPANRAISIAPDFDYALVQIDGQAVILAKDLVESVMQRIGVTDYTVLATVKGAELELLRFTHPFMGFDVPAILGDHVTLDAGTGAVHTAPGHGPDDYVIGQKYGLEVANPVGPDGAYLPGTWPTLDGVNVFKANDLIVELLREKGALLHVEKMQHSYPCCWRHKSPIIFRATPQWFVSMDQKGLRAQSLKEIKGVQWIPDWGQARIESMVANRPDWCISRQRTWGVPMSLFVHKDTEELHPRAIELMEEVAKRVEVDGIQAWWDLDPKDILGDEADQYVKVPDTLDVWFDSGSTHASVVDVRPEFAGHAADMYLEGSDQHRGWFMSSLMISTAMKGKAPYRQVLTHGFTVDGQGRKMSKSIGNTVSPQDVMNKLGADILRLWVASTDYTGEMAVSDEILKRAADSYRRIRNTARFLLANLNGFDPVKDMVKPEEMVVLDRWAVGCAKAAQEDILKAYESYDFHEVVQRLMRFCSVEMGSFYLDIIKDRQYTAKADSVARRSCQSALYHIAEALVRWMAPIMSFTADEIWGYLPGSREKYVFTGEWYEGLFGLADSEAMNDDFWDELLKVRGEVNKVIEQARADKKVGGSLEAAVTLYAEPELAAKLTALGDELRFVLLTSGAKVADYAGASADAQQSEVLKGLKIALSKAEGDKCPRCWHYTTDVGKVAEHAEICGRCVSNIAGDGEKRKFA
- the ribF gene encoding bifunctional riboflavin kinase/FAD synthetase; this translates as MKLIRGIHNLSQAPHGCVLTIGNFDGVHRGHRALLQGLQEEGRRRGLPVMVMIFEPQPLELFATDKAPARLTRLREKLRYLAQCGVDYVLCVRFDRRFAALTAQTFISELLVNRLGVQFLAVGDDFRFGAGREGDFLLLQKAGVEYGFDITSTQTFCEGGVRISSTAVRQALAEDNLVLAESLLGHPFTISGRVVHGDELGRTIGFPTANLPLRRQVSPVKGVYAVEVMGLGETPLPGVANIGTRPTVSGVRQQLEVHLLDVAMDLYGRHIDVVLRKKIRNEQRFASLDELKAQIARDELTARDFFGLTKPA
- the nhaA gene encoding Na+/H+ antiporter NhaA; translated protein: MKHLHRFFSSDASGGIILIIAAVLAMLMANMGVTSGWYRDFLETPVQLRVGALEINKNMLLWINDALMAVFFLLIGLEVKRELMQGSLASLRQAAFPVIAAIGGMIVPALLYLAFNYADPITREGWAIPAATDIAFALGVLALLGSRVPLALKIFLMALAIIDDLGAIIIIAVFYTHDLSMVSLAVAAFAIAILALLNLCGVRRTGVYILVGVVLWTAVLKSGVHATLAGVIVGFFIPLKEKYGRSPAKRLEHVLHPWVAYLILPLFAFANAGVSLQGVTMDGLTSILPLGIIAGLLVGKPLGISLFCWLALRLKLAQLPEGTSFPQIMAVGILCGIGFTMSIFIASLAFGSVDPELINWAKLGILIGSLLSAVIGYSLLRARLRPSV
- the rpsT gene encoding 30S ribosomal protein S20, translated to MANIKSAKKRAVQSEKARKHNASRRSMMRTFIKKVYAAIEAGDKATALKAFNEMQPIVDRQAAKGLIHKNKAARHKANLTAQINKLA
- a CDS encoding DUF2575 family protein → MDGAGFYQLAGCEYSFSAIKIELLCQFVVGICLRVMKSICFLFRHINRRLTLTAVQGILWRFSLF
- the nhaR gene encoding transcriptional activator NhaR, with amino-acid sequence MSHINYNHLYYFWHVYKEGSVVGAAEALYLTPQTITGQIKALEERLQGKLFKRKGRGLEPSELGELVFRYADKMFTLSQEMLDIVNYRKESNLLFDVGVADALSKRLVSNVLDAAVVEDEQIHLRCFESTHEMLLEQLSQHKLDMIISDCPIDSTQQEGLFSVKIGECSVSFWCTQPLPEKPFPACLEERRLLIPGRRSMLGRKLLNWINSQGLKIEILGEFDDAALMKAFGATHNAIFVAPTLYAHDFYADDSVVEIGRVENVMEEYHAIFAERMIQHPAVQRICNTNYSALFTPQNK